GTGACATCCTCACCTCGTCGGTGGCGGCGGCCCTGGCCGGGGTGATCACCGCGGTTGCGCAGATGATGCTCTTCTTCGGTGGCGGCGACGAGGACCGGCCCAACCCGCTGGCGCTGCTGGCGATGTCGTTCCTGGCTCCGGTCGCCGCCTCCTTGATCCAAATGGCCATCAGCCGGACCCGGGAGTTCGACGCCGATGAGGATGGTTCCCGGCTCACGGGGGATCCGTTGGCGCTCGCCAGTGCCCTTCGAAAGATCGAGGCCGGAGTCCAGCAGGCGCCGCTGGCCCCGACTCCGAAGGTCGTCAACGCCAGCCACATGATGATCGCCAATCCGTTTCGGGCGCAGGACGTCTCGCGAATGTTCTCGACTCACCCGCCGACCGCGGAGCGGGTGCTGCGGCTTCAGGAGCAGGCCCGCCAACTCGGACAGCGGGGCTGACCACCACGCAGGGAGCAGTGGCTGGCACAGTGGCTGCCATGCCCTTGCTCTACCAGGACGAAGCACAGGCGCGGTCCGCGCTCATCGAGGTCACGTCGTACGACGTGCAGTTGGATCTGACCGGCCCGGGGGAGACCTTCACCTCCACCAGCACGGTCACCTTCGCAGCGCGCGAACCGGGCACCGAGACCTTCGCGGACGTCGTTGCCCTCGACCTGAGCGAGGCGACGCTCAACGGGCGCCGGCTGGATCCGCCGGTCGATGGCCGCCTACGGCTCGGCGACCTGGCGCGGACCAACGTCCTGCGGGTCAGCGGCACCTTCGCCTACTCCCGCGACGGGCAGGGTCTGCACCGCAGCGTCGATCCGGCCGACGGGCAGGTCTACATCTACGGGATGTCGTTCCTGGACGCGGCGCCGCAGGTGTTCGCCTGCTTCGACCAACCCGATCTCAAGGCCCCCTTCGATGTGCGGGTGAGCGCCCCCGACGACTGGGTGGTGGCCGGGAACGGGCACGCCGAGCAGGTCGCACCGGGGGACTGGGTGCTGGCAACCACGCCGCCGTTGGCGACCTACTTCGTGACCGTCTGCGCCGGCCCCTACGCAACCGTCGAGCGGGAGCACGACGGGATTGCCCTGGCCGTGCACGCCCGGGCGTCGATGGCGCAGCAGTTGCGCGAGCAGGCCGACGACATTCTCCGGGTGACCGAGCGCAGTTTCGACTACTACCACCAGCTTTTCGGGATCCGGTATCCGTGGGGTGATTACCACCAGTTCTTCGTGCCCGAATTCAACGCCGGCGCCATGGAGAATCCCGGCTGCGTCGTCTTCCGCGACCAGTACATCTTCCGCGGGCACCCGACCCGCGGCGAGTTGCTCTCACGGGCCAGCGTGATCGCGCACGAAATGGCGCACCAATGGTTCGGCAACCTGGTCACGATGCGCTGGTGGGACGACCTGTGGCTCAATGAATCGTTTGCCGAATACATGGGCTACCGCACGACGGCGGCCGTCAACGAATTCCCCGACGCCTGGGCGCGGATGGGGATCGAACGCAAAACCTGGGGGTACGCCGAGGACCGCGGCCCGGGCACCCATCCCGTTGCGGGATCGGCAGCGGGCGACAACTACACCGCCCTCACGAACTTCGACGGCATCTCCTATTCGAAGGGCGCCAGCGTGTTGCGACAGCTGGTTGCGTGGCTGGGCGATGAGGCATTCCTGGCGGGCGTGCGCGCCCACCTGAGTGCGCACCGGTTCGGCAACGCCACGCTGGCGGACTTCCTGGCGGCGATGCAGCAGGCCAGCGGTCAGGACGTCAACACCTGGGCCGGGGCCTGGCTGCGCACCACGGGCGCCGACGTGTTGTCGGTGGGCTCCGCGGCCGGCGTACCCACACTGATCTGCACGCCACCGGGCGATCCGGCGGGCCGCCGGCACGTGGTCGAGGTGGGTGCGTTCGCCGGTGGCCAGGAGGTTCAGCGTTTCCCCTTGGTAGTGGACGCCACGATCACCCCGCTTCCCGACCTCCTCGTGGGGCGGGCCGTGGTCGTGCCCAACGTTTCCGACGAAACCTGGGCCCAGGTGGATCTGGACGAGCACAGTCTGCAGGTGCTGCCCCAGGAGTTGGCCAGCATCCCGGATCTCGATGCGCGGCAAGTGATCTGGTCCTCTCTCATCGAAGGCGTTGCGCGGGTCGTGCTGGATCCGCGTCGAGCGTTGGAGGTGTTCGAGGCCAGCTGGCCCGATGAGCCCAGCGACGTCATCGCTGGCCCGGTAGGGGTCAAAGCCGCCTTCGTGTTCGCCGGTGACTTCCTGCCCTACGAAGAGCGTCCTGCAGCGATCGCGAGCGTGGCCGAGGCGGCAATGCGCCGGTTGGCAGGGCTGGACGACGGTGACCCGGCGGCCATCTCGACGGCTCGGTTGCTCGCCGCAACCACCAGGGACCACGAGCTCCTGCAGTCGTGGGCACGGGGTGAAAGCCTGCCTGCGGTGTTGGCTGACGATCGCGATATCCGCTGGTCCGCACTGCACCGCCTGGCCGCTCTGGGCCTGGCCGACGAGGACGCGATCGCGCAGCTGCGCAGGAGCGACCCCACGCTCACGGGCGCGCTCGCCGCTGTGGCAGCCGGGGCGGCCATCCCGACCGCCGACGCGAAGCAGCGGGCGTGGTCCGCGCTCGTGGGCGCCCATCTGTCGAACTACGAGGCCGCGCGGGTGGCGGGCTCGTTCTTCGACGTCTCGGCCCCCGGGAGCCTTGAGTTGCTCCGCCCGTACGTCGATCGCTTCTTCACCGAGGTACCTCGTCTATCGCACGCCTACGGTGAGTTCGCCCTCTCCTCGATCGTGAGCGCGGGCTTCCCGCTGTCGATCACCGAGCCGCATACGGCAGAACAGGCCCAGGTCGCGCTCGACGACGGCGACCTGACGGCCAGTGCCCGGCGTCAGATCCTGCAAGGGCTGGCGCTGCTGCGCGACGCGCTGCGTTCGCACGAACGGTTCGCGTCGAAATGACCGCGCAGTGGAGTGTCTTCGTTGCGCCGGTAGGACAACCGGATTCGCCCTGGGCGCAAGAGAATCCGGACCTGGTGCTGCCGACGGCGTCGATCGGCAAGCTGGTGCTGTTGGGCGAGTTGGCTCGGCAGATCGATGCGGGACTGATCGACCCGGGCGAACGGGTGACGTGGACCGATGAGGACTTCCTGCACGACTCCGGTCTGTGGCACGTGCTCGATCAGCGCGACCTGACCATCGCTGACGCAGCACGGTTGGTGGGGGCAGTCAGCGACAACCTGGCGACCAACGTGCTGCTGCGACGGGTGGGCCTTGAGGCCGTGCGCGCCTACGGAGAGCACCTGGGTCTGGCGCCGTTGGAATTGCTCGACTTCGTGCGCGAGGAGCGCGACACCTCGATCCCAGGCGTGGCCTGGACGCTGTCGGTAGGCAGCGCTCGGTCGCTGTGGAACTACATGGACCTGTTGGCCGCCGGGCAGATTCCCGAGTTGGTAGCGCAGTGGCTGTCGCTGGATACCGATCTGTCCATGGTCGCCTCAGCCTTCCTGCTCGACCCACTGGCGCACACGGCGTACGACGCGGATGACGTGCTGTTGATCAACAAGACGGGAACGCTGAACCGGGTCCGGGCGGACGTGGGTCTGGTCGAGGCAGGGGGTACGCGGCTCGCCTACGCGGCGATCGCCGAATTCGACCCCGCGGCAGGCGATTTGGTGCCCGTCATGGCCCGGATGCGACAGATCGGGGACGCCATCCGGGATCGGATGACGCCCCCGAGCTGAGGGAGTGTGGCGGGTCAGGGGACGATCAGGCTGACTGTCTCGGCAACACACGCGGGCCGGTCACTGCCCTCGATCTCGACGGTCACCCGACTGACGACCTGCACCCCCTTGGGTCCGGGGATCACCTCCGCCAGTTCGACGCCGGCCCGCACCCGGGAGCCGACCGGGACCACCGACGGGAACCGAACCTTGTTGGAGCCGTAGTTGATTCCCATGCTGACGCCCTCGATCTTGTAGATCTCCCAGCACAGCATCGGCAGCAACGACAAGGTGAGGTACCCGTGCGCGATCGTCGTCCCGAACGGTCCAGCGGCCGCCTTTGCCGGGTCGACGTGGATCCACTGATGATCACCGGTCGCGTCGGCGAACGTGTCGATCTGCTGCTGGGTGATCTCATGCCAGTCGCTGTAGCCCAGGTGTTCGCCGACCGCAGCGGTGAGTTCGTCGACTCCGGTGAAGACGCGCACCGGCTCAGTCCTTCGGTCCGCCGGCGACGTAGATGACCTGGCCGCTGACGAAGCCCGCACCTTCGCTCACCAGGAACGACGCGGTGTGCGCGATGTCAGCGGGGGTGCCGACCCGGGCGACCGGGATCTGGGTTGCGGCGGCCTTCTTGAACTCCTCGAAGTCCATCCCCACCCGCGCTGCCGTGGCCGCGGTCATGTCGGTGGCGATGAAGCCGGGGGCGATCGCGTTGGCCGTCACGCCGTACTTGCCCAACTCGATGGCCAGGGTCTTGGTGAACCCCTGCAGACCGGCCTTGGCCGCCGAGTAGTTCGCCTGGCCCCGGTTGCCCAGCGCCGAGGTGCTGGACAGGTTCACGATCCGGCCGTATTTGGCGTCCACCATGTGTTTCTGCACGGCGCGAGCCATCAGGAAGCTACCGCGCAGATGCACGTTCATGACGGTGTCCCAGTCCTCGACGCTCATCTTGAACAGCAGGTTGTCGCGCAGTACGCCGGCGTTATTGATCAATACGGTCGGGGCGCCCAGTTCGGCGGCGACGCGATCGACGGCGGCCTGCACCGACGCCTCGTCGCTGACGTCGGCACCCACGCCGATCGCCGTGCCGCCACCTGCGGTGATCTGCTCGGCGGTCGCCTGGCTGGCGGCTTCGTCGAGGTCGATCACCGCGACCTTGAAGCCGTCCTGCACCAGTCGCTCGGCAACGCCGGCGCCGATGCCGCGGGCGGCGCCGGTGACGATGGCAACTCGGGTTTCTTCGCTCATGTACGTGACTCCTTTGTCAGTTGGGCTGTCAGTTGGTGCGTGCGCGTGGGCTCACAGGCCCAGGTCGCGGCCGATCAGTTCCTTCATGATCTCGTTCGAGCCGGCCCAGATCTTGGTGACCCGAGCATCGCGCCAGGCGCGGGCGACGCGGTATTCGTTCATGAAGCCGTACCCACCGTAGAGCTGCACGCACTCATCGAGTACGTCGTTCTGCACCTGGGCGCTCCACCACTTGGCTTTCGCGGCGTCCACAGGGGTCAGTTCGCCCTTGGCGTGTGCAGCGATGCAGTCATCGACGTAGGCCTGCGTGACTTCGATCTTGGTGACCAGCTCGGCGATCTTGAACTTGTTGTGCTGGAAGGTGCCGATCGGCTGACCGAAGGCCTTGCGCTCCTTGGTGTATTCGATCGTCTCGGAGAGGATCTGCGCAGCGTGGGCGGTGTTCGACACCGCGGCGCCGACGCGCTCCTGCGGGAGACGCTGCATCATCGAGATGAAGCCCATACCCTCCGGGCCCAGGCGGTTCTCGTCGGACACCCGGACGTTCTCGAAGAACAACTCGGCGGTGTCGGACTCCTCCTGACCGACCTTGTCCAGCTTGCGACCGCGGGTGAAGCCGGGCATGCCGTCCTCGACCACGAACAGAGTGATGCCCTTGGCGCCCTTGGTCGGGTCGGTCCGGGTCGCCACGATGACCAGGTCGGCCTGGTAGCCGTTGGTGATGAAGGTCTTGGAGCCGTTGATGACCCACTCGTCACCGTCCTTGACCGCGGTGGTCTTCAGCGCGGCCAGGTCGGAGCCACCGGAGGGTTCGGTCATCCCGATCGCGATGATTTTCTCGCCCGAGGCGATACCGGGCAGCCAGCGCTGCTTCTGCTCCTCCGTGCCCAGGTCGACGATGTACGGCGGGCACACGTCGGAGTGGATGCCGAAGCAGGAGGCCGTCGCGGCGTTGAACGCGGAGATCTCCTCGGCGACGACCGCGTTGAACCGGTAGTCGTCAGCCCCGGCGCCGCCGTACTCCTCGGGGATGTCCAGCGACAGCAGGCCCTGCTTGCCGGCGTCCAGCCAGATATCCCGCGAGATGGTCTTGTCGGCGATCATCTCCTCGGCCCGCGGGCGCAGGGTGCGCTCCACGAACTCGCGCACACTCGCGCGGAACGCCTCGTGGTCTTCGTCGTAGATGTTGCGGGGCATGTCGGCTCCTCAGGTTGGGCAGTAGCGCGCGGTTGCGGTTGTGCGATGACGATGAGAGATTGGCTGGTGACTAAGCGCTTGCTTAGTATCCCTCCCAGTGTCGCACCGGGCTCGGAGTCAGTCAACGAGAGCGGTCCGGCTCGTGCGCAGCACAGCCCACTAGGGTTAGGGATTGTGATGACTGGCGAGACGGAGGTGACGGACGTGGCGACTCAACCAACCGAGTCAGGCGCGGATCTGACGCGCTCCCGTCTTATCGAGGCTGCCCGTAAGGCGTTCGGGGAGAAGGGCTTTCACGCCACGACAACCCGTGACATCGCTGCCGCCGCCGGTCTGAGCCCTGCCGCGGTCTACGTGCATCACCGCACCAAGGAGGACCTGCTCTACGCGATCTCCCGGGCCGGGCACGAGGCGATCCTGACCGACATGCGAGCCGCGATCGCCGGGGCACCAGAAGTGGCCGGCAAGCTGGAAGCCGTCGTCCACGCGATGGTGCTGCGGCACACCCGCGAATACGCGGCCGCGCGCGTGGTCAACTACGAACTCGATGGCCTGTCAGCGCAACACCGGGAAGACATCGAGAAGCTGCGGGCCCAGATCCAGGGGATTGTGCGGCGGCTGCTGCGCACGGGGGTGGCCGACGGATCATTCGTGGTCGACGACGTGCGGATCACCTCCAATGCCATTGTGGCGATGGCTATCGACGCCGCGCGCTGGTACCGCCCGGCCACCGATCCAGCGCCGGATCGCATCGCCAGCCACCACGCACGCCTCGCCGTTCGAATGGTGGCCGCTGCAGGCTAAGCCGGGTCCGACGCCGCGCCCGCTGCCCGGGCATGGCCTACTCTGATCGCCATGTCCGCCCGATCCATCGAGGCCACGGACGAGTTGAACCGCACCGTGGCGACCATCGGCACCATCGTCCGGCGTGAGCGCAAACGCCGACGGCTCACGGTGGACGCGCTCGCCAAACGCTCCGGTGTCAGCTTCGGCCGGATCAGCGAGCTGGAGCGCGGTCTGGGCAATCCATCGCTACAAACCCTTCAGCGAGTAGCGAATTCGCTCGACCTGCCGATGCAACAACTGCTCGCGGATCAGGGCTCGGAGGACGAGCACGTGGTGCGGGCGGATGGGCGTTACGTCATGTCCGAGTACGGCGCGCAGGGTGCGGGTCCCAGCGTGCGCCGCGAGTTGCTGACCCCACGAGGCATGACGACGCTGCAGGTCATCCGCTCCACGGTGCCGCCGCACTTCACCAACCAGCACGCGCCATTCCGGCACATCGGCACCGAGAGCATCTTCATCGTGGAGGGTGCGCTGGAGATCGTGCACGGCAAACGAGAGGTCACCCTGCGCTCTGGTGACGCCATGTCCTACCGGTGTTCCGTCCCGCACTACTGGGCCAATTCCACCGACCGGCGCTGTGTGCTGATCGGCTCGTTCAGCCCGTTCGAGGACTGACCCGCGCGACCGTCGCGTGTTACGAGCGTGCAACGAGTTGGGCCGAATCATTGTGGGCACCGCCGTCACGCCACATACTGATGAACAATCAGCAAACTGATCGTGGGAGAGTTCATGCGCAAGATCCTGCTCGCGGCTGTGGCCGCGGGAGCGGTAGCCCTCGCCGGCTGTTCGTCCGGCGGCGGAGTCAACCTGAACGGGTCCGCTTCCGGATCCGCCGGCGGCGGAAGTGCCGCCGCGAACGCTGGAGGTGCCCTCACGGCAGCGATCTCTGCCGAGCCCGACCAACTGGACCCGAACAAGACCTCGTCGTACGCCTCCTTCGAAGTGCTGGAGAACGTCTACGACACCCTCGTCGAGCCCGACGCCAAGGGCGAGATGCAGCCCGACCTGGCCACCTCGTGGAAGACCTCGAGCGACCAGTTGACCTGGACGTTCACGATGCGCGACGGGGTGAAGTTCTCCGACGGCACCCCGTTGAACGCCAAGAACGTTGTCTACACCTACGACCGGATCATCAAGGGCAAGCTGTCCCCGTCCTGGCGGTTCGCCTCCGTCAGTTCGGTCACGGCACCGGACGACAAGACCGTTGAGATCAAGGTCAAGACGCCGACCCCGAACCTGCTGACGCTGATCGGTGGGTTCAAGGGTGTCGGCATCGTCGAGGAGAAGAACGTCACCTCGGGCAAGATCGGCCGCGACCCGATCGGCAGCGGTCCGTTCGTGGTCTCGGACTGGGTCAGCGGTGACCACATCACGTTGAAGCCGAACGCGAACTACTGGGGTGACAAGCCGAAGCTGAGCTCGGTGACCTACCGCTTCATCTCCGACGGCAACACCGCGATCACCGCGCTGAAGAACGGCGAGATCCAGTGGACGGATGTCATTCCGCCGCAACAGGTGAAGGGTCTGGAGTCCAACTCGGCGGTCAAGACCGCGGTCGTGCCGAGCAACGACTACCAGTACCTCACCATGAACCAGAAGAAGGCGCCGTTCAACAACGTTGCGGTCCGTCAGGCCATTGCCTGGGCCATTGACCGCCAGGCGATCGTGCAGGCGACGACCTACGGCACCGGCACCGAGAACCAGCTGGCCATCCCCAAGCAGTCGCAGTGGTACACCGAGTACGACAAGTACTCCAAGGACGAGAACAAGGCCAAGCAGTTGTTCGCCCAGGCCGGCCACAAGGGCGGCACGATCAACTTCCTGGCCACCTCGGACTACCCGGAGACGGTGACGACCGCGCAGATCATCGCCAGCGCGCTGCAGCCCTACGGCATCAACGTCAAGATCAAGACGGTCGACTTCGCGACGTTCCTGTCCGACCAGGGCGCCGGCAACTGGGACATGTACATGATGAGTTGGATCGGCAACATCGACCCGGCCGAGTACTACTTCTCCCAGCAGCGCACCGGCCAGTCGTTCAACTTCCAGCACTACTCCAACGCCGAGGTCGACAAACTGCTCGACGCGGGCGCGATCGAGACCGACCAGGCCAAGCGCAAGGAGGACTACGCCAAGGCTGCAACGATCGTGGCGGACGAGGCGAGCTACATCTACCTCTACAACCCCGCCGTCATCCAGGCGTGGTCGCCGAAACTGACCGGGTACGAAGCGCGTAGCGACAAAGCGATCCGCTTCGGCTCGGCGTCGATCAGCCAGTGACCGCCACGGAGCCGGCCACCCCGACACCCAGCGAAGCCCCCGCCAAGGGGCGCCGCGAGGTGCGGGGGGCCGGCCTCCTGCGTTTCCTGCGCACGCGGCTGATCTATTCGGTCATCGTGCTCTTCGGGGTCAGCATCCTGGCCTTCTCGATCGTGCACCTGGTGCCCGGCGACCCGGTGCGGATCGCGCTCGGCACGCGGTACACACCCGAGGCCTACACCGCGCTACGCCAGGCGTCCGGGCTGGACCAACCGCTCCTGCTGCAGTATTTCCAGTACGTCGGGCACGCCCTGACCGGGGACCTGGGGGTCAGCTTCCGGTCCGGTCAGCCAGTGACCACGGCACTGTTGTCCCGGTTGCCGGCGACCATCTCGTTGGCGGTCGTCGGCATCGTGATCGGTCTGGCCATCTCCTTGGTGGCTGGGGTCTGGGCCGCTATGCACGAGGGCGGCATCGGTGACGGATTGATCCGATTGGCAAGCCAATTCGGTGTCTCCGTGCCGGACTTCTGGATGGGCCTTCTGCTGATCAGCCTGTTCTCGGCGAAGCTGGGGTGGCTGCCGTCATCGGGCTACACCGCCATCACCGATGACCCATTGGACTGGCTCAAGCACGTGATCCTGCCCGGCGCGACGGTCGGCCTGGTGGCCGGCGCGATCATGACGCGCTACGTGCGCTCGGCCGTGCTCGACGTACGTTCCATGTCGTACGTGCGCACCGCCAAGTCCAAGGGCCTGCCGCCGCGGATGGTGACCTTCCGGCACATCGTGCGCAATGCGCTCATCCCGATCGTCACGATCACGGGTATCCAGTTGGCAACCATCCTCGGTGGTGTCCTGGTGGTCGAGGTGGTCTTCGCCTGGCCGGGCTTGGGCAACTTGGTCTACACGGCCGTGCAGAACCGCGACTACCCGCTGATCCAGGGCTCGATCCTGCTGATCGCGGCGATGTTCCTGCTGGTCAACTTCATCGTGGACGTGATCTACGCGCTCGTCGACCCGAGGATCCGCCTGTCATGACCTTCAGCCCACTTGAGATCGAACCGGTCGAGCCCGAGGACGAGGCGGTCGAGGAGGATCTGCGTATCCCCGCCTGGCGGCTGCTGATCGGCAACCCGATCACCTTGATCAGCATCATCGTGTTGCTCGTGGTCGTGGTCATCGCGATCATCGGCCAGTGGATCGCGCCGTACGGGATCAACGACATCGACGTGCCCCGGGCGTTGCAGGGTCCTTCGGGTGCGCACTGGTTGGGGACCGATGACCTGGGCCGCGACATCTTCTCGCGGATCCTGGTCGCAACCCGGGTCTCCATCCAAGTCGCCGTCATATCAGTGCTTTTCGCGTTCGTCATCGGCGTCACGCTCGGCATCGTGTCCGGCTACATCGGCGGCTGGGTGGATGCAGTGCTGATGCGGGTCGTCGACGTGATGTTCGCCTTCCCGGTCATCCTGCTGGCACTGGCGATCATCGCGATTCTCGGTCCCAGCGTCGCCAGCACGACCCTGGCGATCGGGGTGGTCTACACGCCGATCTTCGCCCGTGTCGCGCGGGCGAGCACACTGTCCGCGCGGACGGAGACCTTCGTGCAGGTGTCGCAGACGATGGGTACGCCGACCTGGCGGATCCTGCTCAAGCGGATCCTGCCCAACATTGCCGCCCCGCTGATGGTGCAGACCTCGTTGTCGTTGGCCTTCGCGATCCTGTCCGAGGCGGCACTGTCCTTCCTCGGTCTTGGTGTGCAGCCGCCGCAGCCCTCGTGGGGCCGAATGCTTTACGACGCCCAGGGATTCGTCGGTCAGGCCTGGTGGATGAGTGTCTTCCCCGGTGCCGCGATCTTCATCACAGTGCTCGCCTTCAACCTGGTCGGTGACGGGCTGCGCGACGTAATGGATCCCAAACAACGCTCGATCATGGAAGCGAGGAAGCGCCGATGAGCGAGGTTGTCCTTGACGTTCGTGACCTCAAAGTCACCATTGGTCGGCGTGAGATCGTCCACGGCGTCTCCTTCGCGGTGGAGAAGGGCGAGACGCTCGGCATCGTGGGTGAGTCCGGCTCCGGCAAGTCACTCACCGTGCTGGCCGCGACGGGTCTGCTCGATGCACCTGCATCGCGGGTGTCCGGTTCGAGCAGGTTGTCGGGGCAGGAGTTGGTGGGTGCGTCCCCGGCCGCGCTGCGGGCTGTCCACGGCAACACCGTCGGCTTCGTGTTCCAGGACCCGGCCACGTCGCTGAACCCGCTGCTCACCCTCGAGCGGCAGATCACCGAACCCATCGAGGTGCATCGGCACGCGACCCGTCGCGACGCGCGCGCCAGAGCACTGGAACTGCTTGAGGCGGTAGGGATTCCGAAACCGGAAGCCCGGCTCTCGGCGTACCCGCACCAGTTGTCCGGTGGTCAGCGGCAGCGGGTGATGATCGCCGTCGCCCTGGCCAACGACCCGGAGTTGTTGATCGCCGACGAACCGACGACGGCCTTGGATGTGACCACCCAGGCGCAGATCATCGACCTGGTGAAGGACCTGCAGGAACGCACCGGGACCGCGGTGGTCTGGATCAGTCACGACCTCGGGGTGATCGGGCGCGTATCCGAGGATGTGCTGGTGTTGCGCCACGGTGACGCGATCGAGCACCGCCCGATCCTGGAACTGCTGGACGACCCCAGCGACGCCTACACCCAGGAGTTGCTGCAGGCCCGCCCGGTCATCGGCAAACACCAGCCGGCGCCGGCCGATCCGCAGCAGCCGGTGGTGCTGGAGGTGTCCGGGCTCGACGTGCGGTTCTCAGTGAGTACGCCGAGTGGCAAGGAAGAGGTGCACGCGGTCGATGACGTGTCGTTCGCCCTGCGACGCGGACACACGCTCGGCATCGTGGGGGAGTCCGGCTCGGGTAAGTCCACGATCGCCAACGCCCTGACCGGCATCGTCCCGGCGGACGCGGGTTCGGCGATCCTGGAGGGTGACGAACTGCTGGGCAAACGCCGTTCCCGCCAGGTGCGCCGCAAGTTGGCCATGGTCTTCCAGGACCCCTTCTCGTCACTGGATCCCAAAGCGCGCGTGCAGGATTCGATCGCAGAGCCGTTGGTCGTGCATGGTTTGGCCAAGGGTTCGCGGGACGAGCGGATCCGGGAACTGCTGGGGCTGGTGGAGCTACCGGCCGAGATGGCGCAGCGTTACCCGCACGAACTCTCCGGCGGGCAGCGGCAGCGCGTATCGATCGCTCGTGCGCTCGCCCTGGAACCGTCAGTGATGATCCTGGACGAGGCGACGGCGTCCTTGGACGTCTCCATTCAGGCGAAAGTGCTGGCGTTGCTCGCGCAACTGCAGCAGGACCTCGGGCTGACCTATCTGTTCATCGCGCACGACCTGGCGATCGTGCAGCAGATGAGCCACGACGTCCTGGTGCTGCAGAACGGCAAAACGCAGGAATACCGCTCTGCAGCAGAGCTTTTCGCCGCGCCGGAGTCTGAGTACACGCGGACGCTGCTGGACGCCGTACTCCCCGAACGCCCGGTCAGCTGAGTTCCGGTTACCGGTAGTTGGTGAACTGCAGCGCCACGTCCAGGTCCGCGGCCTTCAGCAGACGCTGGACCTCCTGCAGGTCGTCGCGGGACTTGGAGGTGACCCGCAACTCGTCGCCCTCGATACGCGCCTTGACCGACTTCGGGCCCTCGTCGCGGATGATCTTGGAGATCTTCTTCGCGTCCTCCTGGCTGATGCCCTCCTTCAGGGCCGCCTCCAGGCGGTATTCCTTGCCGGACAGCTTGGGCTCACCGTCGTTGGATAGGTCCAGCACCTTGAGGGAGACGCCGCGCTTGATCAGCTTGCTCTGCAGCACGTCCAGGACGGCCAGGGTGCGCTCCTCGCTGTTGGCCTTCATCAGGATCTTCTCGCCCGACAGGCTGACCTCGGCGTCGACG
The window above is part of the Branchiibius hedensis genome. Proteins encoded here:
- a CDS encoding MaoC family dehydratase, with translation MRVFTGVDELTAAVGEHLGYSDWHEITQQQIDTFADATGDHQWIHVDPAKAAAGPFGTTIAHGYLTLSLLPMLCWEIYKIEGVSMGINYGSNKVRFPSVVPVGSRVRAGVELAEVIPGPKGVQVVSRVTVEIEGSDRPACVAETVSLIVP
- a CDS encoding acyl-CoA dehydrogenase family protein; protein product: MPRNIYDEDHEAFRASVREFVERTLRPRAEEMIADKTISRDIWLDAGKQGLLSLDIPEEYGGAGADDYRFNAVVAEEISAFNAATASCFGIHSDVCPPYIVDLGTEEQKQRWLPGIASGEKIIAIGMTEPSGGSDLAALKTTAVKDGDEWVINGSKTFITNGYQADLVIVATRTDPTKGAKGITLFVVEDGMPGFTRGRKLDKVGQEESDTAELFFENVRVSDENRLGPEGMGFISMMQRLPQERVGAAVSNTAHAAQILSETIEYTKERKAFGQPIGTFQHNKFKIAELVTKIEVTQAYVDDCIAAHAKGELTPVDAAKAKWWSAQVQNDVLDECVQLYGGYGFMNEYRVARAWRDARVTKIWAGSNEIMKELIGRDLGL
- a CDS encoding serine hydrolase is translated as MTAQWSVFVAPVGQPDSPWAQENPDLVLPTASIGKLVLLGELARQIDAGLIDPGERVTWTDEDFLHDSGLWHVLDQRDLTIADAARLVGAVSDNLATNVLLRRVGLEAVRAYGEHLGLAPLELLDFVREERDTSIPGVAWTLSVGSARSLWNYMDLLAAGQIPELVAQWLSLDTDLSMVASAFLLDPLAHTAYDADDVLLINKTGTLNRVRADVGLVEAGGTRLAYAAIAEFDPAAGDLVPVMARMRQIGDAIRDRMTPPS
- a CDS encoding TetR/AcrR family transcriptional regulator; amino-acid sequence: MATQPTESGADLTRSRLIEAARKAFGEKGFHATTTRDIAAAAGLSPAAVYVHHRTKEDLLYAISRAGHEAILTDMRAAIAGAPEVAGKLEAVVHAMVLRHTREYAAARVVNYELDGLSAQHREDIEKLRAQIQGIVRRLLRTGVADGSFVVDDVRITSNAIVAMAIDAARWYRPATDPAPDRIASHHARLAVRMVAAAG
- the htpX gene encoding zinc metalloprotease HtpX, coding for MPHRHYNGLKTTLLFAAIWVLLLGVGSLVAGGRFIWLFALLGVGTTFYGYWNSATLAIKSMQAYPVTEAQAPGMYRVVRELSSAAGKPMPQLYISPTQAPNAFATGRNPTNAAVCCTEGILQLLDERELRAVLGHELMHVYNRDILTSSVAAALAGVITAVAQMMLFFGGGDEDRPNPLALLAMSFLAPVAASLIQMAISRTREFDADEDGSRLTGDPLALASALRKIEAGVQQAPLAPTPKVVNASHMMIANPFRAQDVSRMFSTHPPTAERVLRLQEQARQLGQRG
- the fabG gene encoding 3-oxoacyl-ACP reductase FabG, whose protein sequence is MSEETRVAIVTGAARGIGAGVAERLVQDGFKVAVIDLDEAASQATAEQITAGGGTAIGVGADVSDEASVQAAVDRVAAELGAPTVLINNAGVLRDNLLFKMSVEDWDTVMNVHLRGSFLMARAVQKHMVDAKYGRIVNLSSTSALGNRGQANYSAAKAGLQGFTKTLAIELGKYGVTANAIAPGFIATDMTAATAARVGMDFEEFKKAAATQIPVARVGTPADIAHTASFLVSEGAGFVSGQVIYVAGGPKD
- the pepN gene encoding aminopeptidase N, whose translation is MPLLYQDEAQARSALIEVTSYDVQLDLTGPGETFTSTSTVTFAAREPGTETFADVVALDLSEATLNGRRLDPPVDGRLRLGDLARTNVLRVSGTFAYSRDGQGLHRSVDPADGQVYIYGMSFLDAAPQVFACFDQPDLKAPFDVRVSAPDDWVVAGNGHAEQVAPGDWVLATTPPLATYFVTVCAGPYATVEREHDGIALAVHARASMAQQLREQADDILRVTERSFDYYHQLFGIRYPWGDYHQFFVPEFNAGAMENPGCVVFRDQYIFRGHPTRGELLSRASVIAHEMAHQWFGNLVTMRWWDDLWLNESFAEYMGYRTTAAVNEFPDAWARMGIERKTWGYAEDRGPGTHPVAGSAAGDNYTALTNFDGISYSKGASVLRQLVAWLGDEAFLAGVRAHLSAHRFGNATLADFLAAMQQASGQDVNTWAGAWLRTTGADVLSVGSAAGVPTLICTPPGDPAGRRHVVEVGAFAGGQEVQRFPLVVDATITPLPDLLVGRAVVVPNVSDETWAQVDLDEHSLQVLPQELASIPDLDARQVIWSSLIEGVARVVLDPRRALEVFEASWPDEPSDVIAGPVGVKAAFVFAGDFLPYEERPAAIASVAEAAMRRLAGLDDGDPAAISTARLLAATTRDHELLQSWARGESLPAVLADDRDIRWSALHRLAALGLADEDAIAQLRRSDPTLTGALAAVAAGAAIPTADAKQRAWSALVGAHLSNYEAARVAGSFFDVSAPGSLELLRPYVDRFFTEVPRLSHAYGEFALSSIVSAGFPLSITEPHTAEQAQVALDDGDLTASARRQILQGLALLRDALRSHERFASK